In Sparus aurata chromosome 3, fSpaAur1.1, whole genome shotgun sequence, the following are encoded in one genomic region:
- the LOC115578355 gene encoding putative nuclease HARBI1 isoform X2 → MEGVELKRRISQFDWLHRWHTHPITAPSHNEADYVNRKSIHSINVQIVCDAAYIISNVEAKWSGSVHDSRIYRESNLSNRLQRGEFDGHLLGDRGYPYQPRLLTPYPDPEPGPQQNFHRAHCRTRAWVEMTIGLLKARFQCLRHLRVTPERACDIIVACVVLHNIATIRGEQHPALQIEDPDDDPIHLSAMQDGRAVRDTICHHHFSD, encoded by the exons atggagGGGGTGGAACTtaagaggag gATTTCCCAGTTTGATTGGCTGCATAGATGGCACACACATCCCATCACGGCTCCATCACATAATGAAGCAGATTATGTGAATAGGAAGTCCATTCACAGCATAAATGTGCAG ATCGTATGTGATGCTGCATACATAATTTCGAATGTGGAGGCCAAGTGGTCTGGGTCTGTTCATGACTCAAGGATTTATCGGGAGTCTAACCTGAGCAACAGACTGCAACGTG GAGAGTTTGATGGCCATCTGTTGGGTGACAGGGGTTACCCATACCAACCTAGGCTGCTGACCCCTTACCCTGACCCTGAACCAGGCCCCCAACAGAACTTCCACCGGGCTCACTGCAGGACGAGAGCCTGGGTTGAGATGACCATAGGCCTGCTGAAAGCCCGTTTCCAGTGCCTACGTCACCTCAGGGTGACACCTGAGAGGGCCTGTGATATTATTGTGGCATGTGTTGTTCTTCATAATATTGCCACTATTAGAGGAGAGCAACACCCTGCCCTACAAATTGAAGACCCTGATGATGACCCCATCCACCTGTCAGCTATGCAGGACGGCAGAGCAGTCAGAGACACCATATGCCATCATCACTTTAGTGATTGa
- the LOC115578355 gene encoding putative nuclease HARBI1 isoform X1, whose translation MPGAKKMKLSNIYRRISQFDWLHRWHTHPITAPSHNEADYVNRKSIHSINVQIVCDAAYIISNVEAKWSGSVHDSRIYRESNLSNRLQRGEFDGHLLGDRGYPYQPRLLTPYPDPEPGPQQNFHRAHCRTRAWVEMTIGLLKARFQCLRHLRVTPERACDIIVACVVLHNIATIRGEQHPALQIEDPDDDPIHLSAMQDGRAVRDTICHHHFSD comes from the exons ATGCCAGGTGccaaaaagatgaaactgagcaacatttataggag gATTTCCCAGTTTGATTGGCTGCATAGATGGCACACACATCCCATCACGGCTCCATCACATAATGAAGCAGATTATGTGAATAGGAAGTCCATTCACAGCATAAATGTGCAG ATCGTATGTGATGCTGCATACATAATTTCGAATGTGGAGGCCAAGTGGTCTGGGTCTGTTCATGACTCAAGGATTTATCGGGAGTCTAACCTGAGCAACAGACTGCAACGTG GAGAGTTTGATGGCCATCTGTTGGGTGACAGGGGTTACCCATACCAACCTAGGCTGCTGACCCCTTACCCTGACCCTGAACCAGGCCCCCAACAGAACTTCCACCGGGCTCACTGCAGGACGAGAGCCTGGGTTGAGATGACCATAGGCCTGCTGAAAGCCCGTTTCCAGTGCCTACGTCACCTCAGGGTGACACCTGAGAGGGCCTGTGATATTATTGTGGCATGTGTTGTTCTTCATAATATTGCCACTATTAGAGGAGAGCAACACCCTGCCCTACAAATTGAAGACCCTGATGATGACCCCATCCACCTGTCAGCTATGCAGGACGGCAGAGCAGTCAGAGACACCATATGCCATCATCACTTTAGTGATTGa